A genomic region of Exiguobacterium oxidotolerans JCM 12280 contains the following coding sequences:
- a CDS encoding RNA polymerase sigma factor yields MIGRRNKRQPAFDDDAFLTFLTRHDTYLYKMSYLYLKNDQDALENVQEVAYRAWKHRQTLLDATIAKTWLTRIAINCALDMLKKTKGIRVDYATVAKEIAEPVIFEDRLVNDLYLQDLLEVLTVAERTIVFLRYYEDYTLQNVADLLQIPVSTVKSTLYRAIQKVQTRQTGGGAG; encoded by the coding sequence ATGATCGGTCGGCGAAACAAGCGGCAACCCGCGTTTGATGATGACGCGTTTCTGACGTTTTTGACGCGTCATGATACCTATCTTTACAAAATGTCCTACCTGTACTTAAAAAATGACCAGGATGCGCTCGAAAATGTCCAGGAAGTCGCCTATCGCGCCTGGAAACACCGCCAGACGTTACTGGACGCGACGATCGCCAAAACATGGTTGACGCGGATCGCAATCAATTGTGCGCTCGACATGTTAAAGAAAACCAAAGGAATCCGAGTCGACTACGCGACAGTGGCGAAGGAGATAGCGGAACCGGTCATATTCGAGGACCGACTCGTCAATGATCTTTACCTGCAGGACTTGCTCGAAGTGCTCACGGTAGCGGAACGGACCATCGTGTTCTTACGGTATTACGAGGATTATACGTTGCAAAACGTCGCCGATCTCCTGCAAATACCGGTCAGCACGGTCAAAAGTACACTCTACCGGGCCATACAAAAGGTTCAGACACGACAGACGGGAGGCGGGGCGGGATGA
- a CDS encoding alpha/beta fold hydrolase, which yields MAHFDTKTPGRPLVILPGLGCSYHEWYPIIEALKQTFRVISFHRHELENTTEHGTAGVAVQLKQLLQTIGVTEPVLLVGHSYGGLCAQQMAHDYPEHVRGLVLVDSTSVRLRHLDALTLPVLDALSTDQVWLDKCRSYAEMTQHALCETIQPELTQEQQQLPVNVQQELLDFETDPLLYSEMATAIERWQDDALTLERRGRLADLPLAVLGRDKELAVNSGIEEGLPEAELRLLEDTWERLICEQADLSTQSKLLFVEQASHAIHLDRPEAVLTAIDRIDERAHD from the coding sequence ATGGCTCATTTCGATACAAAAACGCCGGGACGACCGCTCGTCATTCTGCCCGGTCTTGGCTGCAGCTATCACGAATGGTATCCGATCATCGAAGCATTAAAACAAACGTTTCGTGTCATCTCGTTTCACCGACATGAATTGGAGAACACGACTGAACACGGCACGGCGGGGGTTGCCGTGCAACTCAAACAGTTACTTCAAACAATAGGCGTCACGGAACCGGTCCTGCTTGTCGGACATTCTTACGGAGGGCTGTGTGCGCAACAGATGGCACACGATTATCCGGAGCATGTGCGCGGACTCGTGCTCGTCGACTCGACGTCCGTCCGCTTGCGGCACCTGGATGCCTTGACGTTACCGGTCCTCGATGCCCTGTCGACCGATCAGGTCTGGCTTGACAAGTGCCGAAGTTACGCGGAAATGACACAACACGCCTTATGCGAGACCATCCAGCCGGAACTGACGCAGGAGCAACAACAGTTACCCGTAAACGTCCAACAAGAGCTGCTCGACTTCGAAACCGATCCGTTGCTGTACAGTGAAATGGCCACAGCCATCGAACGGTGGCAGGACGACGCCCTTACGTTGGAACGGCGCGGTCGTCTCGCGGATCTTCCGCTCGCCGTGCTCGGACGCGATAAGGAACTGGCCGTGAACAGCGGAATCGAAGAGGGGTTGCCGGAAGCGGAGCTACGATTACTTGAGGACACATGGGAACGATTGATTTGCGAACAGGCCGACCTGTCGACTCAAAGCAAACTACTTTTTGTTGAGCAGGCGAGTCACGCGATTCATCTGGACCGACCGGAAGCCGTTCTTACAGCCATCGACCGAATCGACGAGCGTGCACACGATTAA
- a CDS encoding zinc dependent phospholipase C family protein has product MGSRIMHYCIASLLADTLKLEPRSDFLLGGIAPDIHGLMGVPKGKTHFKDVDETGKSRINLDRFLHTYELKRTEPFYLGYFCHLISDQVWLDFYLEKTAYVSRGQWQTDLEKSYRDFQRLNGRIIKQYGLTIEPLTIPYFEIEGYGKQHLPTLIAELEADFRHDVALSREPLEVYADDDSEIIQYIEQSVSRCLERLPEGIKTNRTLHDKNVY; this is encoded by the coding sequence ATGGGATCACGAATCATGCACTACTGTATTGCGTCATTGCTCGCGGACACGCTGAAACTGGAGCCCCGGAGTGATTTTCTGTTGGGTGGGATCGCGCCGGACATTCACGGACTGATGGGTGTACCGAAAGGGAAAACGCACTTTAAGGACGTGGATGAGACAGGGAAAAGCCGGATTAACCTGGACCGGTTTTTGCATACATATGAATTAAAACGAACAGAACCGTTTTACCTCGGCTACTTTTGTCATTTAATATCTGATCAAGTCTGGTTGGATTTTTATTTGGAAAAGACCGCGTACGTCTCGCGCGGGCAGTGGCAAACAGATTTAGAAAAATCCTACCGTGACTTTCAGCGCTTGAATGGACGGATCATCAAACAGTACGGACTCACGATCGAGCCGTTGACGATCCCGTATTTTGAGATTGAAGGGTACGGCAAACAACATTTACCGACACTGATCGCGGAATTAGAAGCCGACTTTCGACACGATGTAGCGCTATCACGAGAACCACTAGAGGTATATGCCGATGATGATTCCGAAATCATCCAGTACATCGAACAATCCGTGTCACGGTGCCTGGAACGATTGCCAGAAGGGATTAAAACGAACAGAACGTTGCACGACAAAAATGTTTATTAA
- a CDS encoding phosphotransferase enzyme family protein, with product MSTKDEQEQPLTGGNVSAVSRAGDTVRREQKPDSPRIHRLLVHLEKKEYPASPRFLGIDPQNREILSYLDGEAGNYPLKAYMWSEAVLAETARLLRQFHDATADFEVPASWEPLDNTPLPYTVICHNDFAVYNVIFKDEKPIGVIDFDLAAPGPRIWDIAYTLYTFVPLSRLHHDEHGRQVDYDPVTGPDRIKRRIDIFLAAYGMPELKEQLFDTLLLRIEALLLTIHRKAADGEEAFQRMIEEGHATHYEQELAFIKQHGVTWFD from the coding sequence ATGTCAACGAAAGACGAACAGGAACAACCGTTAACAGGGGGAAACGTTTCTGCCGTCAGTCGCGCAGGCGACACGGTCCGGCGGGAACAAAAGCCGGACAGTCCGCGGATTCACCGGCTGCTGGTGCACCTCGAGAAAAAAGAGTACCCGGCAAGTCCCCGGTTTCTCGGAATCGATCCGCAAAATCGGGAAATCCTGTCGTATCTTGACGGGGAGGCGGGAAACTATCCCCTCAAGGCCTACATGTGGTCGGAGGCCGTGTTAGCAGAGACGGCCCGGTTACTCCGTCAGTTTCATGATGCCACGGCAGACTTCGAAGTACCCGCGTCATGGGAGCCGCTCGATAATACGCCGTTGCCTTATACAGTCATCTGTCACAATGATTTTGCCGTCTACAATGTCATTTTTAAGGACGAGAAACCGATCGGCGTCATCGACTTTGATTTAGCGGCACCCGGCCCACGGATTTGGGACATCGCCTACACGTTGTATACGTTCGTCCCGCTCAGCCGGCTTCATCATGATGAACACGGGCGACAAGTCGACTATGACCCCGTTACGGGACCAGACCGGATCAAACGGCGTATCGACATCTTTTTGGCGGCTTACGGGATGCCGGAATTAAAAGAGCAATTGTTTGATACGTTGTTGTTACGGATTGAAGCGCTCCTGTTGACGATCCATCGGAAAGCGGCCGACGGGGAGGAAGCGTTCCAACGGATGATTGAGGAGGGGCACGCGACGCATTATGAGCAAGAACTTGCCTTTATCAAGCAGCATGGCGTGACGTGGTTCGATTAA
- a CDS encoding DUF389 domain-containing protein codes for MDHHYSPSEFKKKMYADLKVTPSDSVILMCSIFIASIGLNMNSIPIIIGAMLVSPLMTPILGVGFALSVSDLTLLKRATKLLIVQVSVSLIVATLYFSISPITYASNEIIARTSPTIWDVVIAFAGGTAGIIGARKKVSNNIVPGVAIATALMPPLCTVGYSIATMNLDYFLGSSYLFVINCGFITIATFIGIRFMGIASAVNANKRQNPRINIALAVLSILITIPSIFSAVTLVQESLISTGITSLIDEQFADNVVIDQSYDEQKELLTVTVTGKRLSQEEVTAIESSLPDYGLADTNLVINQVPDINALTGEQAAAVLDRYLEERLRQSSWFSNRSFNLDGLPFQLKD; via the coding sequence ATGGATCATCATTATTCGCCGAGTGAATTTAAAAAGAAGATGTATGCCGATTTAAAAGTAACACCGAGCGACTCTGTTATTCTCATGTGTTCGATCTTCATTGCCTCAATCGGTCTGAACATGAACTCCATTCCAATCATCATCGGCGCGATGCTCGTCTCGCCGTTGATGACCCCTATCTTAGGTGTCGGATTTGCATTATCTGTATCCGATTTAACACTCCTCAAACGTGCGACGAAATTATTGATTGTCCAAGTGTCTGTCAGTCTGATTGTGGCAACGTTATACTTTTCCATTTCACCTATCACGTATGCAAGTAATGAGATCATTGCACGAACGTCACCGACGATTTGGGATGTCGTGATTGCGTTTGCCGGCGGGACGGCAGGCATCATCGGTGCGCGAAAAAAAGTCAGCAATAACATCGTCCCCGGCGTCGCGATTGCGACCGCTTTAATGCCGCCTCTTTGTACGGTCGGCTATTCGATTGCGACGATGAATTTGGACTATTTTTTAGGATCGAGTTATTTATTCGTCATCAATTGCGGCTTCATCACGATTGCGACGTTCATCGGTATTCGGTTCATGGGCATCGCCTCTGCAGTGAATGCCAACAAACGCCAAAACCCTCGCATTAACATTGCGCTTGCCGTCCTGTCCATCCTGATTACGATCCCCAGTATTTTTTCTGCCGTGACGTTAGTCCAGGAAAGTCTCATCAGTACCGGAATCACGTCGTTAATCGATGAGCAGTTCGCGGATAACGTGGTGATTGACCAGTCCTATGATGAACAAAAAGAACTATTGACGGTGACGGTCACCGGGAAACGCCTGTCTCAAGAAGAGGTGACGGCAATCGAATCGAGTCTACCGGACTATGGATTAGCGGATACGAACTTAGTGATCAATCAAGTCCCGGACATCAACGCCTTGACAGGTGAACAGGCAGCAGCCGTCCTGGACCGTTATCTCGAAGAACGGTTGCGTCAATCCAGCTGGTTCAGCAACCGGTCATTCAATCTTGATGGACTTCCATTCCAATTAAAGGACTGA
- a CDS encoding potassium channel family protein, with amino-acid sequence MIAFFILMRNMFHVVRILFRQEEQKAVMFSVVFLLAVGMFFYHSVEKLTYLDSVYLAVMTLTTVGYGDVHPITPLGKIFSMVYVLLGIGVISAVIANFNRALKEFHQTKRKPK; translated from the coding sequence ATGATTGCCTTTTTCATATTGATGCGAAACATGTTTCATGTCGTCCGAATCCTGTTTCGCCAAGAAGAACAGAAAGCGGTCATGTTTTCCGTCGTCTTCTTACTCGCGGTCGGAATGTTCTTCTATCATAGCGTCGAAAAATTGACGTATCTCGATTCCGTCTACTTAGCGGTCATGACATTGACGACGGTTGGCTATGGTGACGTTCATCCAATCACGCCACTCGGAAAAATCTTTTCGATGGTTTACGTGTTGCTTGGCATCGGGGTCATCAGTGCCGTCATCGCCAACTTCAATCGGGCGTTAAAAGAATTTCACCAAACGAAACGGAAGCCAAAATGA
- a CDS encoding NADP-dependent oxidoreductase: MKAMTIEKYGNVPLELTEQPLPVVSAHDVLVEIHAASINPVDFKIRDGKVKLLVPYQFPLILGNDFAGIVTRVGPAVTQFQVGDAVYGRAEKQRIGTFAEFIAIHEDLVARKPEALSFEEAASIPLVGLTSYQALHDVLQATPGQKILIQAGAGGVGTFAIQLAKAMGLYVATTASPAGHDLVKALGADEIIDYRTVAFDEVLHDFDGVYDTIGDDTLRRAFKIVRPGGQIVSISGLPNGRFGKAYGSGVLKTMLFRLLTVREAFLERKYRVTYTFLFMKPSGRQLQHITEWIETGQIKPVIDRVYPFEAAQEALAYSESGHAKGKVILKVK, from the coding sequence GTGAAAGCAATGACGATTGAAAAATATGGAAACGTACCACTCGAACTAACCGAACAGCCCCTTCCCGTTGTCTCGGCGCATGATGTCCTAGTCGAAATTCATGCCGCTAGCATCAATCCGGTTGACTTTAAGATTCGGGACGGCAAGGTCAAGCTGTTGGTTCCCTACCAGTTCCCGTTGATTCTCGGCAACGATTTTGCCGGCATCGTCACGAGGGTCGGTCCCGCGGTAACACAGTTTCAAGTCGGCGACGCCGTCTACGGACGCGCCGAAAAACAGCGGATCGGGACATTCGCGGAATTCATCGCGATTCATGAAGACCTCGTCGCACGAAAACCGGAGGCGTTATCGTTTGAAGAAGCAGCGTCGATCCCGCTCGTCGGTTTGACGTCCTATCAGGCACTTCACGACGTCTTACAAGCGACACCGGGTCAAAAAATCTTGATTCAGGCCGGTGCCGGCGGTGTCGGAACGTTCGCGATTCAACTGGCGAAGGCGATGGGGCTGTATGTCGCGACGACCGCCAGTCCTGCCGGTCATGATTTGGTCAAAGCACTCGGTGCCGATGAGATCATCGATTACCGGACCGTTGCGTTTGATGAGGTCTTACATGACTTCGATGGTGTCTACGATACGATTGGCGACGACACGCTCAGACGGGCCTTTAAGATTGTCCGGCCCGGTGGACAAATCGTTTCGATTTCCGGATTGCCGAATGGCCGGTTCGGCAAAGCGTACGGGTCCGGGGTTTTAAAAACGATGTTATTTCGTCTCTTGACGGTCCGCGAGGCCTTTCTCGAGCGGAAATACCGCGTCACATACACGTTTTTGTTCATGAAACCGAGCGGACGACAACTGCAGCACATCACGGAATGGATTGAAACGGGGCAAATCAAACCGGTCATCGATCGGGTCTATCCGTTTGAAGCGGCACAGGAGGCACTCGCGTATTCGGAATCCGGTCATGCGAAAGGGAAGGTCATTTTGAAGGTGAAGTAA
- a CDS encoding chloride channel protein, with product MKFNLVFIFYSCLLGILVGVVASLFLGIVNALIHLVWTTLPETFDSTWYPLWMGATGGVLIGLFQKYIGDYPKTMHETLHEFQETGRVTYEGAIIKNSSAALLVLTFGASLGPEAALVSILGGLMTWIGDRMTWTIHKKEQLLELGIGAMLATIFYAPFVGVSEAIEEGIAERRFQSKLTKALLYGITTACGILAFTLLNRLFPSTSVFGISTPEVNWTREVLYFLVPAILIGAGFGAVFLLLGRWTDQLAIKYSSPLGLAISAGLAIGLFGIWSPYFLFSGEHELLDFSKEALDQSILFLVLLALGKALLTNICFSFGWRGGKIFPAIFSSTSIGFAFAVLFPYTPGLLVAVAVAASCTVILKQPFVTATLLLFLFPLQFFPFILFVAILIKRTSIRIERSIK from the coding sequence GTGAAGTTCAATCTGGTTTTTATCTTCTACAGTTGCTTACTCGGGATTCTCGTCGGTGTAGTCGCGTCACTTTTTTTAGGAATTGTCAACGCATTGATTCATCTCGTGTGGACGACATTACCGGAAACGTTTGACAGCACCTGGTACCCGCTCTGGATGGGAGCGACGGGTGGGGTGTTGATTGGACTGTTTCAAAAGTACATCGGGGACTATCCGAAGACGATGCACGAAACATTACATGAATTTCAGGAAACCGGACGTGTTACGTATGAAGGGGCGATTATTAAAAACAGTAGCGCGGCGCTACTTGTCTTGACGTTCGGGGCAAGTCTCGGTCCGGAAGCGGCACTCGTCAGTATTTTAGGAGGATTGATGACATGGATCGGCGACCGGATGACATGGACGATTCATAAAAAGGAACAATTGCTTGAACTCGGAATCGGGGCGATGTTAGCGACGATATTTTATGCACCATTCGTCGGTGTCAGTGAAGCGATCGAAGAGGGAATCGCAGAACGTCGTTTTCAATCAAAACTGACGAAAGCCCTCTTGTACGGGATTACGACAGCATGCGGGATTTTAGCGTTTACGTTGTTGAACCGTCTTTTCCCGAGTACTTCCGTATTCGGTATCAGTACCCCCGAAGTCAATTGGACGCGGGAAGTCCTTTACTTCTTAGTCCCGGCAATCCTCATCGGGGCAGGTTTTGGAGCAGTGTTTCTTCTTCTTGGTCGATGGACGGACCAGCTTGCAATCAAATATTCATCACCGCTCGGACTCGCGATCAGCGCCGGACTCGCCATCGGTTTGTTTGGTATCTGGTCCCCGTATTTTTTATTTTCCGGTGAACATGAACTATTAGACTTCTCAAAAGAAGCGCTCGATCAATCCATTCTCTTTTTAGTCTTGCTTGCGCTTGGAAAAGCTTTGCTGACGAATATCTGTTTTTCATTCGGATGGCGGGGCGGGAAAATCTTTCCGGCGATTTTCTCGAGTACCTCCATCGGCTTCGCGTTTGCCGTCTTGTTTCCGTATACACCCGGGCTACTCGTTGCCGTCGCCGTTGCTGCGAGCTGTACCGTCATTTTGAAACAGCCTTTCGTCACGGCGACGTTGTTATTATTTTTGTTCCCACTCCAATTCTTCCCGTTCATCTTATTCGTCGCAATCTTGATTAAACGAACCTCGATTCGAATCGAAAGAAGTATCAAGTAA
- a CDS encoding nucleotidyltransferase family protein — protein sequence MKTETDIAQMFERDRETRILLEAVARLDLPDWWICAGYVRAKVWDVLEQKEATAVADIDVIYFDTSDTTEATDQMLEARLNEQLPDYPWSVKNQARMHTKNDLLPYRSSRDAMAQFPETVTAIGLTLQANQLEFFTAYGVGDLLQQRLRPTQPFQAPARHLIYRKRLAKKQWVKNWQGVHEAENETTGLKKI from the coding sequence ATGAAGACGGAAACAGATATCGCCCAAATGTTTGAACGGGACCGGGAGACAAGAATACTTCTTGAGGCGGTCGCGAGACTCGACTTACCGGACTGGTGGATTTGTGCCGGGTATGTCCGGGCGAAGGTTTGGGATGTGTTAGAGCAAAAGGAAGCGACAGCAGTCGCAGACATCGACGTCATCTATTTTGATACATCGGACACGACAGAAGCGACTGACCAAATGCTGGAAGCCCGACTGAACGAACAATTGCCGGATTATCCTTGGTCCGTCAAAAATCAGGCACGGATGCATACCAAAAATGACTTACTGCCATACCGGTCGTCCCGCGACGCAATGGCACAATTCCCGGAGACGGTGACGGCGATCGGTCTGACGCTACAAGCGAACCAGCTCGAATTTTTCACGGCCTACGGCGTTGGTGATCTGTTGCAGCAACGGCTGCGGCCGACGCAGCCCTTTCAAGCGCCGGCGCGGCATTTGATTTACCGAAAGCGGTTGGCGAAAAAACAGTGGGTGAAGAACTGGCAGGGTGTCCATGAAGCGGAAAATGAAACAACTGGATTAAAAAAAATTTAA
- a CDS encoding nucleoside 2-deoxyribosyltransferase, which produces MQFYIGSSFANITNVRILRDKLIDRGFSLTYDWTQNERATSKAALQTIGHAEKQAITLSDCVIILLPAGKGSHIELGIALGQDKPIFLHCVDQTYDRFETTSTFYHLPEIIPCSGTLEELTELIVQHHQRMSARGL; this is translated from the coding sequence ATGCAGTTTTATATCGGATCAAGCTTTGCAAATATCACGAATGTCCGGATATTACGGGATAAACTGATTGATCGCGGATTTTCGCTGACGTATGACTGGACCCAAAACGAACGGGCGACGAGTAAAGCGGCACTGCAAACGATTGGTCATGCTGAAAAACAGGCCATCACGCTCTCGGACTGCGTCATCATTTTACTGCCGGCAGGGAAAGGAAGCCACATCGAACTCGGGATTGCACTAGGACAAGACAAGCCGATTTTTCTCCATTGCGTTGATCAGACATATGACCGGTTCGAGACGACGAGTACGTTTTATCATTTGCCGGAAATCATCCCTTGCAGCGGGACGCTTGAAGAATTGACCGAATTGATCGTGCAGCATCACCAGCGGATGTCTGCTCGTGGATTGTAG
- a CDS encoding cation diffusion facilitator family transporter, with translation MGHDHGHDHAHTGNKRVLLIAFSIITLFMIVEVIGGYLTNSLALLADAGHMLSDSASLAISLVAFKLGERAASGSKTFGYRRFEILAAVINGVALIGISLYIFYEAIRRFTEPTAIASTGMLIVSVIGLLVNLLVAWIMLRGGDVKENLNMKGAYLHVLSDTLGSIGAIAAALLIMFFSWNWADPLASIIVALLVLRSGYFVTKSAVNILMEGVPENVNLEDITATIQGTEGVDDVHDLHVWAITSGLNALSCHVVTNGDMSIAEGAALLQEIKHKLEDQHIHHATIQIETANHEHSDALLCELEGSAAPHSHHH, from the coding sequence ATGGGACATGACCACGGGCACGACCATGCACACACTGGAAACAAACGTGTGCTATTGATTGCTTTTTCCATCATCACACTATTTATGATCGTTGAAGTGATTGGCGGATACTTGACGAATAGTTTGGCACTTCTCGCTGACGCCGGACATATGTTAAGTGACTCGGCGTCACTCGCGATTTCGCTCGTCGCGTTTAAGCTCGGGGAACGGGCGGCGAGCGGCAGTAAGACGTTCGGTTACAGACGTTTCGAAATCCTGGCTGCCGTCATCAACGGTGTCGCCTTAATCGGGATTTCGCTCTATATCTTTTATGAAGCGATTCGTCGTTTTACAGAGCCGACGGCGATTGCTTCGACGGGGATGCTGATTGTCAGTGTCATCGGTCTTCTCGTCAATCTGCTTGTCGCTTGGATTATGTTACGTGGCGGCGACGTCAAAGAAAACCTAAACATGAAAGGTGCCTATCTCCATGTCTTGAGTGACACACTCGGCTCGATTGGTGCGATTGCAGCAGCCTTGCTCATCATGTTTTTCAGTTGGAACTGGGCCGATCCACTCGCAAGTATCATCGTTGCGCTGCTCGTCTTACGAAGTGGTTACTTCGTGACGAAATCAGCCGTCAATATTTTGATGGAAGGTGTCCCGGAGAACGTCAATCTCGAAGACATCACCGCGACGATTCAAGGGACAGAAGGTGTCGACGACGTCCATGACTTACATGTCTGGGCAATCACGAGTGGATTAAATGCCCTGTCGTGTCACGTCGTCACGAACGGGGACATGTCGATTGCTGAAGGGGCGGCGTTACTTCAGGAAATCAAGCATAAGCTTGAAGATCAACATATCCATCATGCGACGATTCAAATCGAGACCGCGAATCACGAGCATAGTGATGCCTTGCTTTGTGAACTGGAGGGGAGTGCCGCACCTCATTCGCATCACCATTAA
- a CDS encoding GGDEF domain-containing protein has protein sequence MLILGIGIGILMTLGFMKLKKSNAAPPPSVELIGHHTKDIVYVFEVKPIQRFRYISPSLDEHLGEGIVAASYADPAVCFERVHPEDFDLLVAKASGIGNYETPFLQRWRTNEGHYIWFEEYSTPIYENGQLVAIQGIIRNVERAISEKHNLEQRCRTDALTGLYNRYQFDNMVRELVTCEHVPLGVLLFDLNDLKIQNDHHGHAAGDGLLKTTATILKNHSQNVYRIGGDEFAIIESHLSCDEMEAVRSAIHTEMAASQIAIASGLAMGAADDIEQLIAQADSAMYADKSAQKQLS, from the coding sequence ATGCTTATTTTAGGAATCGGTATCGGTATTCTTATGACGCTTGGCTTCATGAAACTCAAAAAATCAAACGCTGCTCCCCCACCATCAGTCGAACTGATTGGCCACCATACGAAAGATATCGTCTATGTGTTCGAAGTAAAACCAATTCAACGTTTTCGTTACATCAGCCCGTCACTTGACGAACATCTTGGTGAAGGAATTGTCGCTGCGAGTTACGCCGACCCCGCTGTCTGCTTCGAACGGGTTCACCCGGAAGACTTCGATCTTCTCGTCGCAAAAGCATCGGGAATAGGAAATTACGAGACACCCTTTTTGCAACGGTGGCGGACGAACGAAGGACATTATATTTGGTTCGAAGAATACTCGACCCCGATTTATGAGAATGGACAGCTCGTTGCTATCCAGGGAATCATTCGTAATGTCGAACGGGCTATATCTGAAAAACATAACTTGGAACAACGCTGTCGGACCGATGCTTTGACAGGACTCTATAACCGATATCAATTTGATAATATGGTACGGGAACTCGTGACGTGCGAACATGTTCCACTCGGCGTTCTGTTATTCGATTTAAACGACTTGAAGATTCAAAATGATCATCACGGTCATGCCGCTGGAGATGGTCTGCTCAAAACGACGGCTACGATTTTGAAAAATCACAGTCAAAACGTCTACCGCATTGGCGGTGATGAATTTGCAATCATCGAATCGCACTTGTCGTGTGACGAAATGGAGGCAGTTCGCTCAGCTATTCATACTGAGATGGCTGCGTCCCAAATTGCGATTGCCTCTGGTCTCGCGATGGGTGCTGCAGACGACATTGAGCAGCTCATCGCACAAGCTGATTCCGCAATGTATGCCGATAAATCAGCACAAAAACAATTGTCATGA
- a CDS encoding GNAT family N-acetyltransferase: MSERQYQIRPYTEQDFEAIQRLNAAEGWSNLVARSDETKRAFAASNVTYVVVIDGTVSGYIRGMTDTAITLYICELLIADSARGRGLGQALLGHAHAKYPATRLEILASASSHSFYEQLGYRPFHGFRKTIDAAVTTPPTSP, translated from the coding sequence ATGTCAGAACGACAATACCAAATCCGTCCCTACACGGAACAGGATTTCGAGGCGATTCAACGGTTGAATGCGGCTGAAGGCTGGAGTAATCTCGTCGCCCGGTCGGACGAAACGAAACGCGCCTTCGCGGCGTCGAACGTCACGTACGTCGTCGTCATCGACGGAACCGTTTCCGGCTACATCCGCGGCATGACGGATACGGCGATCACGCTCTACATCTGTGAGCTGTTGATCGCAGACAGTGCCCGCGGACGTGGACTCGGGCAAGCCTTGCTCGGACATGCCCACGCAAAGTACCCGGCGACGCGGCTCGAGATTCTCGCGAGCGCCTCGTCCCACTCGTTTTACGAACAACTCGGTTATCGTCCGTTTCATGGTTTCCGGAAGACGATTGATGCAGCGGTCACAACGCCTCCCACATCTCCTTAA
- a CDS encoding DedA family protein, which produces MTNWQFWMDQYGYLGVFLALFAHFIPTELIMSYAGFLVATNQLSYVLMLATGVIGFILSQLVLYGLGYFGGERLLHALTKWLHVRPDRLQRAEHNLRQYGGWYLLLSPLWKTVFAFGAGTVRIRLTTFLLSTALSFTVWSLLFMTSGYYLQERWNLIATFAMKHVSWMVVFVVLSVLVIRCWSRKRD; this is translated from the coding sequence ATGACAAACTGGCAATTCTGGATGGACCAGTATGGGTATCTCGGTGTCTTTCTCGCCCTGTTCGCCCACTTTATCCCGACCGAACTGATCATGAGTTATGCCGGCTTTTTAGTGGCGACGAATCAGCTGTCCTACGTCTTGATGCTCGCGACGGGCGTCATCGGTTTCATCCTGTCGCAACTCGTTTTGTATGGTCTCGGCTACTTCGGCGGTGAACGGCTGCTGCATGCGCTGACGAAGTGGCTTCACGTACGTCCGGACCGTTTGCAACGCGCCGAACACAACTTACGCCAGTATGGTGGCTGGTACCTGCTCTTGTCCCCGCTCTGGAAAACGGTTTTTGCGTTTGGTGCCGGGACGGTCCGGATTCGCTTGACGACATTTTTACTTTCGACGGCACTGTCCTTTACGGTCTGGTCCTTGCTTTTCATGACGAGCGGTTATTATTTACAGGAGCGCTGGAATCTCATCGCTACGTTTGCCATGAAACACGTCTCTTGGATGGTCGTGTTCGTCGTGCTTTCTGTGCTCGTGATTCGTTGCTGGAGCAGGAAAAGAGATTGA